In a genomic window of Gloeocapsopsis dulcis:
- the radC gene encoding RadC family protein, with the protein MTYCLRIADLPTTERPRERLLAHGAKNLATAELIAILLGTGQGQGKLSAVGLGQYILQELGKNQRDPLAVLREITPQELMQIHGIKSAKAATIIAAVELGKRAFQSRPLERTIIDSPAAAAATLSQDLMWQAQERFAVLLLDVKNRLIGTQVITIGTATETLASPREIFREVIRQGATRVIVAHNHPSGNVEPSPQDIELTRQLLAGAQFLDVPVLDHLILGDGNHQSLREITTLWDEYPQE; encoded by the coding sequence ATGACCTATTGTTTGAGGATTGCCGATTTACCAACAACTGAAAGACCACGAGAGCGTTTGCTAGCACATGGTGCTAAAAATCTAGCTACAGCGGAACTAATTGCTATTTTACTAGGTACAGGTCAAGGACAGGGAAAGCTTTCAGCGGTAGGCTTAGGACAGTATATTCTACAAGAGCTAGGAAAAAATCAACGCGATCCTTTGGCAGTGCTGAGAGAGATAACGCCTCAAGAACTTATGCAAATTCACGGAATTAAATCAGCTAAAGCTGCAACAATTATTGCTGCGGTTGAACTAGGTAAACGAGCGTTTCAATCTCGTCCTCTGGAACGTACTATAATTGATAGTCCGGCAGCTGCAGCAGCGACTTTGAGTCAAGACTTAATGTGGCAAGCACAAGAACGTTTTGCTGTGTTGCTTTTGGATGTCAAAAATCGACTAATAGGTACTCAGGTTATTACAATTGGTACAGCAACAGAAACTCTAGCCTCTCCCCGAGAAATTTTTCGAGAAGTCATTCGTCAGGGTGCAACAAGAGTCATTGTTGCTCATAACCATCCTTCAGGAAATGTAGAGCCAAGTCCCCAAGATATTGAATTGACACGACAACTTTTAGCTGGAGCGCAATTTCTTGATGTTCCAGTGTTAGATCATCTCATTTTAGGTGACGGTAATCATCAAAGTCTGCGCGAAATAACAACTTTGTGGGACGAATACCCACAGGAATAA
- a CDS encoding type II toxin-antitoxin system HicA family toxin, with the protein MPKKIRELKAMLRKAGFICLPKRGKGSHSVWQHPLLPYNITLAGNDGDEAQRYQEKDVRNALQEVKQPGGEDDTTL; encoded by the coding sequence ATGCCCAAAAAGATTAGAGAACTTAAGGCAATGTTGAGGAAGGCAGGCTTTATTTGTTTGCCAAAACGGGGTAAAGGAAGCCATTCAGTATGGCAACATCCATTGCTGCCATACAACATTACCCTAGCTGGTAATGACGGAGACGAGGCACAGCGTTATCAAGAAAAAGATGTTCGTAATGCTTTGCAAGAAGTGAAACAGCCTGGAGGGGAAGATGACACCACACTATAG
- a CDS encoding alpha/beta fold hydrolase, translating into MTRSERWQQRIGSQRDWVWRGWQTRYTYIRPQKQLPETKPILLLHGFGTSIGHWRHNLSVLGELHTVYAIDMLGFGASEKAAANYRITLWVEQVYDFWRTFIRHPVVLVGNSIGSLVSLAAAALHPEMVQGIVMLSLPDPSLEEEVIPSALRPVVRTIKSLIASPPVLKTAFRLVNRPSVVRRWASLAYANPTAVTDELVDILLGPAQDRGSAQAFYATIKAVSSANGISVKKLLPSVNVPMLLIWGEQDRMVPPKLAQKFIAYNPNVQLLQLKNAGHCPHDECPEEVNSAILNWINSFLKTANDAKTSFASIT; encoded by the coding sequence GTGACCAGGTCTGAGCGTTGGCAACAAAGAATTGGCAGTCAAAGAGACTGGGTTTGGCGGGGATGGCAAACTCGCTATACTTATATTCGACCACAAAAGCAACTTCCTGAAACAAAACCGATTCTTTTACTTCATGGGTTTGGGACTTCAATTGGGCACTGGAGACACAATCTCAGCGTTCTTGGTGAACTTCATACTGTTTACGCAATTGATATGCTCGGTTTTGGCGCTTCTGAGAAAGCTGCAGCAAACTATCGGATTACGCTTTGGGTTGAGCAGGTTTATGACTTTTGGCGGACTTTTATTCGCCATCCGGTTGTTTTAGTTGGTAATTCCATTGGGTCACTCGTATCGCTGGCGGCGGCTGCACTGCATCCAGAGATGGTACAAGGAATTGTAATGTTAAGTTTACCCGATCCCTCTTTGGAAGAAGAAGTCATTCCTTCTGCTTTAAGACCAGTTGTGCGAACAATCAAGTCACTGATTGCTTCACCACCAGTACTAAAAACTGCGTTTCGCTTAGTCAACCGACCATCCGTCGTCCGGCGATGGGCATCACTTGCCTATGCTAATCCTACGGCAGTCACTGATGAATTAGTAGATATACTACTAGGTCCAGCCCAAGACCGAGGTTCGGCGCAAGCATTTTATGCAACTATTAAAGCAGTATCGAGTGCTAATGGCATTAGTGTCAAAAAATTACTACCCTCTGTTAACGTACCAATGTTATTAATTTGGGGAGAGCAAGACCGGATGGTTCCTCCAAAACTAGCACAAAAGTTTATAGCATATAATCCTAATGTGCAGCTTTTACAGCTGAAGAATGCAGGACACTGCCCACATGATGAATGCCCAGAGGAAGTAAACTCAGCAATCTTAAATTGGATAAACAGTTTTTTAAAGACAGCGAACGACGCAAAGACTTCTTTTGCTTCTATTACATAA
- a CDS encoding type II toxin-antitoxin system HicB family antitoxin: MTPHYSILIQWSDEDQVYIASLPEFGPYVRTHGNTYKEALESAEELLETMCSHYQDQGKALPQPALAG, encoded by the coding sequence ATGACACCACACTATAGTATTCTTATTCAGTGGAGTGACGAAGACCAAGTATATATCGCTTCGTTACCTGAGTTTGGCCCATACGTTCGTACTCATGGCAATACTTATAAAGAGGCCTTAGAAAGTGCGGAGGAACTTTTAGAAACAATGTGCTCGCACTACCAAGACCAAGGCAAAGCACTACCACAACCAGCACTTGCAGGATAA
- a CDS encoding 2-phosphosulfolactate phosphatase family protein, with protein sequence MKLFIYHTPELTPEDKVPDCAIAVDVLRATTTIATVLAAGAEAVQVFSDLDQLIQVSEAWSAEKRLRAGERGGAKVAGFDMGNSPLDCTPERVQGRRLFISTTNGTRALQRVQHAAAVTAAAFINRAAVVKYIMTQQPEVLWIVGSGWEGSFSLEDTACAGAIAHSIWQQTELPLAELAGNDEVMGAIALYTQWQNNLLELFHHASHGKRLLRLDCYEDLKYCAQTDIVDVLPLQKEPGVLKV encoded by the coding sequence GTGAAACTATTCATTTACCACACTCCCGAACTGACTCCAGAAGATAAAGTACCAGATTGTGCGATCGCAGTCGATGTACTACGTGCAACAACGACAATTGCTACCGTGTTGGCAGCTGGAGCTGAAGCAGTGCAAGTGTTCAGCGATTTAGATCAGTTGATACAGGTAAGTGAAGCTTGGTCAGCCGAAAAAAGACTGCGCGCTGGAGAACGTGGCGGCGCTAAAGTTGCGGGCTTTGACATGGGCAACTCTCCACTCGATTGTACACCAGAGCGCGTTCAAGGACGGCGATTGTTTATTAGTACGACTAATGGTACTCGCGCACTACAGCGAGTACAACATGCTGCTGCTGTGACGGCTGCTGCTTTTATTAACCGTGCGGCTGTTGTGAAGTATATTATGACTCAGCAACCAGAAGTCTTATGGATTGTTGGTTCGGGTTGGGAAGGAAGTTTTTCACTTGAAGATACAGCATGTGCTGGAGCGATCGCCCATAGTATTTGGCAACAAACCGAATTACCTTTAGCAGAATTAGCCGGAAATGATGAGGTAATGGGAGCGATCGCACTTTACACTCAATGGCAAAATAATTTATTAGAGTTATTTCATCATGCCAGTCATGGCAAGCGATTACTACGCCTTGATTGTTATGAAGATTTAAAATACTGCGCTCAAACAGACATAGTTGATGTGCTGCCTTTACAAAAAGAGCCAGGAGTTTTAAAAGTGTAA
- a CDS encoding BON domain-containing protein, with the protein MSWLKRLFGLDKPKNAPSFSTRPQPQAGATTQQIPPERMGLNGEYDQSGLAKRVALAFDQDSTIDDINTLYVAQTGSTVVLKGRVPNQQILNKMISVARGVHGATSVETNQVTIG; encoded by the coding sequence ATGAGTTGGCTAAAAAGACTTTTTGGACTTGATAAACCAAAGAATGCACCGTCTTTTAGTACAAGACCACAACCGCAAGCAGGAGCCACTACTCAGCAAATTCCCCCTGAACGTATGGGACTAAATGGAGAATACGATCAAAGCGGTTTGGCAAAACGAGTTGCCTTAGCATTTGATCAAGATTCAACTATTGATGATATTAATACTCTGTACGTAGCACAAACAGGTAGCACAGTTGTATTAAAAGGTAGAGTTCCTAACCAACAAATTCTTAATAAAATGATTTCAGTCGCACGAGGAGTTCACGGCGCAACTTCTGTAGAGACTAATCAAGTGACAATTGGCTAA